The nucleotide window GCAACTGTTAAAAAACTAAAAACCGTAAATGATTTCCCTACTTTTAGCCAGCCTAAAATTGCAACCGGAATATTTAACAATAGGACAAGTAGCCCCGTTGAAATAGAAATATTCATTGAATCTCGTAGCATGTCTGAACCCAATTGTGCAACCCCATTTAATCCAGCTGCATATACTTGTGCTGGTATTAAAAAGAAGTTCATACCAATTGCATTTAAAAGTGCTGCTATAATTGCTATGGCGGTTTTTTTAGCATACTCTTTATATACTATATTTGAACTCATTTTCTTCTCTCCTTTTTTGGCCCTAACATAACATACCAACTTTCTGGAGAAAAGAGAAGCCTTTTTGTTTAATTTTTTTATTTTTAGTCAAATAATGGATATCCGCCCGATAAATAGAACCCTAATGATACTGTCAGAACAACTACAATAACAAAAATCATTAAAAACATTCCTGTTGGTTTTTGCTGTTTTCGGTAGCTAAGTAACATTTCGACAACTCCGATAACAATAATTCCCATCAAAATTTTAAATATTGCTAAAATCCAACTTTGCTCGACACTATACTGAACCATCATAATTCCACTTAAAATAACTAAAATATAAAAAACACGATTAATCATTTGGAGCATTGTAAAACCCTTAGTTGATTTCGGATAGATAACCAAAGCTCCAATTGTTAGTACCACGATTGCCACCCAAGAAATCAAATGAATATATCCCCACATTTTCTTCTTCCTTCTTTCTCCATTAAGACTTCCTTACTTTATTTCGCAATGTACCAATGCGATCAATGGTAATTTCAACCAGATCTCCTTCTTGTAAAAAAGTTGGAGGATTCATTCCACTACCAACACCACTTGGCGTTCCAGTTGCAATTATATCACCTGGAACCAGCGTATGCCCTTTTGATAAACTAGAAATAATTTCCGTTAAATTAAAAATAAATTTTTCTGTGGAATCTGATTGTCTTAATTCACCATTTACTTTTGTTTCAATATGAAAAGTTGTCTCTTCTTTGCTATCATATGTTAATACACAAGGACCTATAGGACAACTCGCGTCTAAGCTTTTTCCAAGATAAAACTGCTTATGCTTTTTCTGAATATCCCTAGCAGTAATGTCATTAATAATTGTAAAACCAAAGATAGCAGATAAAGCTTCATCTTCTGGTATATCTCTAATTTCTTTGCCAATAATTACTGCTAGTTCTCCTTCATAATCAAGTTGGTGTGTTATATTTTGATGCAATTCAATCTCTCCATTATGAGGCAACAAACTATTAGCACTTTTTGTAAAAACTAATATGTCAGCAGGAACATCCTCTTTTGTTCCCATTTCTAGTACATGCTTATAATAATTTTTACCAATTGCCATAATGTTATTTGGTGGTAATAAAGGAATTTGAACTTCTACTTCTTCTATCGCAATCCTTTCTTTAACAGCATTCATATCCCGAATAATTGGTCTTTCTTTTATATAATCAAGTAATGTTTTGGGTGGATTCATCCAAAAAGATTGCGCTGGAATGATTTCATTTTCATCTGTTAAAACGCCATAATTTGATTGCCCTTTATAAAGATAGCTTATCCATTTCATTTAAAAACCTTCCTCTGTGTTTATTCGGCACATATGCTGTCCATCAAAAAAGTATAAGTATGCTTCGGATACTCGTTTTCCACTTATTGCCTGAATTGCTTCCGCGTAAAGCTTGATTTGTATTTGATAGCGATCTTTCATTACTTTTTCTGCTGCGTCCCAGTCAGCATACCTTCCAGTTATTTTATCCGTTTTATAATCGATTAAAATGATGGAATCTTCTTGATCAATCATACTATCGACAACCCCTTGAATGAGTACATGTTCATCTATATTCGCCTGTTTGTAAAGTTTAGCTACAGGAAGCAAATAACTAAATGGTACTTCACGCTTCACATGATCTTTTTCCAGAAGTACTTTTTCGCCTAGTTCTGATTCAAAGAAACCAAGAATTTGCTCTATATTAATAGCCTTGACTTGCGCTTCTGTCAAAATGTCTTTTTCTCTCATCTTTTGTAAAAGTTGCCTCACTTCGTTTATACTAGGTTTATTTTCCAGAGAAACCGCCTGCATTAGTGTATGCATGGCTGTACCTATTTCTGTTGCAGATAATTTGTTTTGTTGCAAGAATTTGGGTCTATCCAGTGATACTTTTTGAAATTCTTTTAATAGCGTCGTGTCACTC belongs to Listeria ivanovii subsp. ivanovii and includes:
- a CDS encoding YisL family protein, whose amino-acid sequence is MWGYIHLISWVAIVVLTIGALVIYPKSTKGFTMLQMINRVFYILVILSGIMMVQYSVEQSWILAIFKILMGIIVIGVVEMLLSYRKQQKPTGMFLMIFVIVVVLTVSLGFYLSGGYPLFD
- a CDS encoding fumarylacetoacetate hydrolase family protein; translated protein: MKWISYLYKGQSNYGVLTDENEIIPAQSFWMNPPKTLLDYIKERPIIRDMNAVKERIAIEEVEVQIPLLPPNNIMAIGKNYYKHVLEMGTKEDVPADILVFTKSANSLLPHNGEIELHQNITHQLDYEGELAVIIGKEIRDIPEDEALSAIFGFTIINDITARDIQKKHKQFYLGKSLDASCPIGPCVLTYDSKEETTFHIETKVNGELRQSDSTEKFIFNLTEIISSLSKGHTLVPGDIIATGTPSGVGSGMNPPTFLQEGDLVEITIDRIGTLRNKVRKS